gccactctagtgcctggggcagaggccgaggagccatccccagcgcctgggccatttttgctccaatggagccttggctgtgggaggggaagaaagagacagagaggaaggagagggggaggggtggagaagcagatgggcgcttctcctgtgtgccctggctgggaatcaaacccgggacttctgcacgccaggccgacgctctaccactgagccaactggccagggcctctttttgttctttttttaagagagagaggtagggggacagacaccttgctcaagctagtgaccatgggcttcaagccagtgaccataggatcatatgatcccacgctcaagccgaaaacctcagggttttgaacctggatcctcaatgCCATAAGTATATAGCCTATATAAGGGTATATAGGTATAAAACCCGCCACTGTGAGAAGCAGTGTTCCTCTCTGCCTGTTAGCTCACCCACTATTGAAAGAACCTAATAAATGAGTATAGCCCAAAGTTTTCTGGCTCCTCaattcctctaccgtctgcccgaatccaatgtgaacctgcctggccttggccatagGCATGACAATAATTTACAAGAATTAGAATGGGAAATAGGGTGTTTGAAAGGCTGCATGGGCTCAACCAAGAACAAGTCAACACCAGACCACAGCCtcattgtccttttttttaatgagacacGATCAGGAGAGGCTGCAGAGGATTTAGTACTCAGATCTGGACTGTACTTTTTTTATGAACTGCAGTTAACATGAACCTGGAAGGGATGGGGTGGGAATCAATATGCTAGAAGACACagtcaggattttaaaaaattcagaagtGTATAGATGGTAtaagaccaaaaaacaaaacaacaaaacccctGGAGGAACAACTGGGCTAGGCAATTACAGGAAGGGGACTTGTGGTTTGTTTCTCTCTGGTAGAGAGAGAATGTAAGGAATTTCTTAACCACTAGCGTCAGCCAATATGAGAGGAACTACCACATGAGACTGTCCTAGAAGTTCCATAAGGTCAGAGACGTTTGTTTTGTCCACTGTACTCCAATTCCTGTAACAATGCCTGCCACATTATAAGCACTCAAATCTTTGCTGAAGGAATGAATGTTTTTGGAGGTTTCCAAGTTGAGACTGGAGGGCCAATGGATTTAGATGCTGTAGAAAGCTAAAATCACTAGGAAGAAGGTTAGACTAAGTGATCTAAGTACTCTTACAACTTGCCTTTTTTCTTGGTTTGTATCAATTCCATCCTGAATCACCTTAGTAAGACTTACCTGCAGCCTGAGAAATGGGTTATTCTTCCTCCACAGTATCTTTTCCACTGACTTTGATTCCCACAGACCCCTACCCTCATGTCACCAACTTTGTTTTTAACCTATACCACAGGGAAAATGGCTAAATGGCTCCATTTAGACACTTTGATACAAATTTTCATACTCGTGTGTATGTACACTTACAGTTAAGTACAATTTTGAAGATGCTAAGAAATTTCTTCCCTGCCTGACCgatggtggtggcacagaggacagaatatcgacctgggatgctgaagtcccaggtttgaaaccctgaggtctcctgcttgagcacaggttcatctggattgaatgcaggctcatcagcttgagcactgggtcatcggcttgagtgtgggatcacagacatgaccccattgtcactggcttgagccaaaggtcactggctcggctgaagcccccccagtcaaggcacgtatgagaagcaatcaattaataactaagttaatgcttctcacctctctccccttcctgtctctctcataaaaaaaaaaattctggcctgaccaggcggtggcgcagtggaaagagcgtcagactgggatgcagaggacccaggttcgggaccctgaggtcgccagcttgagcatgggctcatctggtttgagcaaaagctcatcagcttggacccaaggttgctggctctaacaaggggctactcggtctgctgaaggccctctgtcaaggcacatatgagaaagcaatcaatgaacaactaaggtgttgcaacacgcaatgaaaaactaatgattgatgcttctcatctctttctgttcctgtctgtctgtccctgtctatccctctctctgacttactctctgtctctgtaaaaaaaaaaaaaaaaaaaaatcaaatctggccctggctggttggctcagtggtagagcgtcggcctggtgtgcaggagtcccaggttcgattcctgtgcagggcacaagggagaagcacccatctgcttctccacccctccccctctccttcctctctgtctctctcttcccctcctgcagccaaggctccattggagcaaagttggccccgggcactgaggatggctttatggcctctgcctcaagccctagaatggctctggttgcaacagaacgacgcctcagatgggcagagcattgcctcctggtgggcatgccgggtggatcccagtcaggctcatacgggagtctgtctgactgcctccccatttccagcttcggggaaaaaaaaaaaatcaggaaaggaTATACTGTGATAAAAGtgtataagaataaaataattatacagaGAATCATTtgctctaatttattttaaaaataaataaatagccctggccggttgagtcagtggtagagtgtcaacccagcatgtggatgtcccaggtttaatttccGATCAGGGTAtccagaagaagtgaccatctgttttctccaatcctccccctcttgcttctctttttgCATCTTTCCCTCTGCTGTAGCCATGAcatggaacaagttggccccagccaccaaggatggttccatggccttgcctcaggggctaaaatagcttagttaccaagcaacagagcaatggcccaagatgggcagagcattgcctggtagcgggcttgctaggtggatcctggtggggacacatgcggaagtctgtctctctgcctccctgcttctcacttaagaaaaaataaatatgtaaaaagtaGATTGCCTGCAAACTTCAGAACCTCCTGTATTGTGAGAAATTGCCTATTTCATACCTCAATAAAGGCAACACAAGAAAATGGTTATTCTTCTTAGCTTAGCCCTTTGATGATATGGCAACAGCCCACTTCCTCTGCTTTGTCATTTGCTACTTTTGCCTAATACCCAGCATTCTCACCAACTCATAGCTAGTTGGTGGTGTTAGTCTTGTTTATGCAAGCACTTCCCTCTGCCAGAAATACCTTCCCATATCACCCACCTAACGTCTACTCATCCTTCATAATTCAGTTCAAGAGccacctcctcctggaagccttccCAGACTAATACCCATCCATACTCCcacctccactcttccctcttaTTCTGTGTTGTCAGCACACTTACCACACTGCTCGTTTGTCTCTATTCTTTCACTAGGAAGTAAGCTCCTTGGTGGCAGGACCTACAAGGCACCTCACAGGTTGGCTGCATAAAAGGATGATTAATGAACAAACTAACATCAACTCTCAGAGCCAGGGTGCCTTTTAGGCTCAAAGAATTTAAACAACCTGTCCAAGATCACACCAGGAAAAGCCAAGACTTGACTAAGGGTCCATAATCTTTCCTAACCATCTTGCTTCTCCATTGTGCAACAGAATGCAACTTTGATTATAGTTATTTTATGACAATAGCACCCTTGCTCCAAACATTCTCTTCTGGTCAATGATCTACTTTTGGAAAGGGCTACATTGCTTCCCTCAATCTGAGAATGTTCTTGTAGGGTGTGACCTGCTTCCCAGGGGTTCTTGTAGCCTTATTATATCAAGGGCATGGGAAAGCTGTTTACAAAGAGAATGTAtaacccctggccagttggtttagtggtagactGTAGGCTTgggatgtggatgtcccaggtttgattcctggtcagggtacaaaggagaactgaccatctgcttctccacccttccccctcttgcttctctccctccctctctctctctctctctctcttcctgtcctgcagccatggctagattggagtgagttggccctgggcgctgaggatggctccatgctccatggcctctacctcaggtgctaagaagagctcagctgctgagcaatggagcaatgccccagatgggcagaccattgccccctagtgggtttgccaggtggatcctggtggggacacatgcgggagtctgtctctctgtctccctgcttctcacttaagaaaaaaataaatatataaaaaagtagatTGCCTGCAAACTTCATCTGGATTGAATGCAGGCTctacctcccacttctcactgaaaaaaacaacaacaaaacaaacaaaaaaaaccccacaaaacaaataaacaaacaaaaaagagtagGTATACCCACTGCAATCCACCTTACACAGGTAGCAACTATTCCCTTTCAAATCAAATCCCAAGCATCAACTCGATTCTTGAAAAGAGGTGAACAAGGTGAGGAAAATGGCTAAACACAGATCTATTTTAAGTCTCTCTTTACTTGGCATTGGCCAGATACTGAGTTGGTTATAGAGCGTTGTCCCTATACACAAAGGCTGTGGGttcacttcctggtcagggcacacacaggaacagactgttgtttctgtctctctctcccccttcctctctctaaaaaaaaatcaataattaaaaaaattaatatgtaaataaaaacctGTCTTTACTTGCAAGAATGGAATATTCTTTTGAAAATCAAGTTTTACGAAAAAAATTtgtgaaataatttaagaaatacagTTCACCTAAGCCATCACTGTTCTTTGTAATACTACCAAGGGGAATACGAAACTTCAATTACTGGTACATTTTGTCCTATTTGTCCCACCtttctcattttagttttaataCTTTATCTGGTAACCTAATTGCAACAGTCCCAAGAGAGCTGTTTTTAACAAGATTAGATAGGCACCACTAAGTTTTAGAAAATAACACAATTCATAGAAATATTCATTTATGCCATACTTGAAAGTCTCATTTAAACATACAgaatgaacctgaccaggtggtggtgcagtggatagagtgccagactgggatgcagaaaacccaggttcgagacccccaggttgccagcttgagtgcgggctcatctggtttgagcagagctcaccagcttgggcccaaggtctctggctcgagcaaggggttactcggtctgctgaaggcccgtggtcaaaggcacatatgagaaagcaatcaatgaacaactaaggtgtcacaacgaaaaactgatgattgatgcttctcagctctccgttcctatcagtctgtccctatctatccctctctctaactctgtctctggaaaaaaaagaagaaagaaaaaaaaaaccccatacagaatgaccctggccaggtagctcaactagttaagagcattgtcctgatatgccaaggttatgggtttgattgctggtcaAGGTGCCTACAACAATccaccaatgagtgtacaactaagtggaacaacaaatcaatgtttctctctctctaaaaacaatcaaataaaatttaagcatACAGAATGAAAAATACCATTAAGTAGAATTTGGCAaaggtacatttttatttttctttttttcttttcatttttctgaagctggaaacgggaaggctgtcagacagactcccgcatgggccctaccgggatccacccgacatgcccaccagggggcgatgctctgcccatctggggcatcactctgttgcatccagagccactctagtgcctgaggcagaggccacagagccatcttcagcgcccaggccatccttgctccaatggagccttggctgcgggagaggaagagagagacagagaggaatgagatggggaggggtggagaagcaaataggcgcctctcctgtgtgccctggctgggaatcgaacccgggactcctgcacgccaggccaacgctctaccgctgagccaaccggccaggggataTTTTTCTTGAGTACCACTTATACTCTCTCTGTAAAGCACCAAAGCAATACTCTGACAAGACTTACAAGGCTGGATTAGTGTCATGAGGAGGTTCAGTCTGGAGACCTCTCGCTGGGGACCAAGAGACTAGGAGAGCTACATAATGGacatgtacactgctcacaaaaattatagcctgaccaggcggtggcgcagtggatagagcatcggtctgggatgcggaggacccaggttcgagaccccgaggtcgccagcttgagcgcgggctcatctggcttaagcaaaaagctcaccagcttagatccaaggttgctggctcgagcaaggggttactcggtccgctgaaggcctgtggtcaaggcacatatgagaaagcaatcaatgaacaactaaggtgtcacaatgaaaaactgatgattgatgcttctcatctctttccgttcctgcctgtctgtccctatctctcactctgtctctgtattaaaaaacaaaacaaaaaactttgtaTTTCCACAAGCTACAATAATATGCTACAGtttgcaaaaaatatttattttaattgactttagagagaggaagggagagagagggaaagagacagaaacaaatctgttcccttatgtgccttgactgaggattgaactagcacctctgcacttcaggacaaagctctaatcaactgagttatccaggcAGGGTGgcaagacattttaaaaaggccGTCCTTGTTTAGTCAGAACATGATTTGGCAATTAAAATGTTCAAGTtctattttatgttattataacTTATAAAATCTCTCATAGGATCTGAGACATTCAAAAATTATTCCTCTGCCTGGCTGAAGAGATTCtaagacatttatttatatctctCCTCAGCTCAACTGaccacaatattaaaaatatgaaaatatacaaGTGGTTATATGTCTGTCTATTGATGTCATTTCTAGGTCATGGGTCTTTCTTAACCATCACCTTTCCATACTGGAAAGAAAGCCAACTACTGTGAAACTAAATCTTTGAGGCTTTGGGAGCAGAAAAGAGAGCAAGAAGGTTGAGAACTTGGAAGAAACAAGGAATAGGAAAGGACAAAAGAATCATGTGGAAAACTAACAATGGATCTTCCAAAATTACCCAGTTCTCTTATTTCCATGAATATAATTTTGCAGAAACAAAGTTAAAAACCAAATGTCAGATAATCCCAAAAAACAGGCTTACTAGATTTTACCTCTAATGCCAAGGCAGTCTTGTCATAAGCACAGGGTACTCTTTTCTGGATTGCTTTTGCAAAGACAGGTCCATTCTGTGTGGATGGCAAAGGGTTGATTGCTGCCCCAGGAGTACTGGAAACTGCAGGTAGAGGAGTTGTGGTCTGAGGTTGAGCATATGCATGAGCAGGTTCTGGGATCCCATAACTGTTGGAATTCCTATTTCCATGTTTTCCGTGTGGTGAGGATCTCACAAGCTTTTCAACATAAGGAACAGGAATCATCCCAGCCCGGCCGTCCTTGTTCCGGGCACTCCACCACTGTTCTTCAGGCTTCTCTATTATCACCAGGATCTCACCCTTTTTAAAAGGCAGATCTTCAGCATCATTCCCAGGAAAATCATAAAGAGTCCGTACATACTCCAGATTTTCTTCTGCAGTAGGCAGGTTTGGTGCTGATACAGATCCCATTGGTGGGCTTGGATaccttaaaagagaaagaaaattactttaaaagaaaaatcttactcTATTATCAGTGTTTgtcaaacttttaaataataaaatatttccctCTCTATATTCTCAGGAGTTAAGAAGGTTCTGTCACATTACTATTATTTGTATTGCAACAGAAGTTATTAACCTGAACATGCATTTAAAAATCACATGGCAAGCCCAaccagtggtggagcagtgaatatagtgccaacctgagatgctgaggtccccgattcaaaaccccaacgtcactggcttgaatgcacattcaccagcttgagtacagggtcactggcttgagcgtgagataatacacatgatcccagggttgctggcttgaactaaACCCCCGACACCggccaaggcatgtataagaagcaatcaatcaacaattaaaatgccgcaactacaagttgatgcttctcatctttctcccttcctgtctctctcgctaaaaaaataaaattaggccctggccggttggctcagtggtagagcgtcggcctggcgtgcggaagtcctgggttcgattcccggccagggcacacaggagaggtgcccatctgcttctccacccctccccctctccttcctctctgtctctctcttcccctcccgcagccgaggctccattggagcaaaagacggcccgggcgctgaggatggctctgtggcctctgcctcaggcgctagagtggctctgattgcaacagagcgacgccctggatgggcagagcatcgccccctggtgggcatgctgggtggatcctggttgggcgcatgcgggagtctgtctgcctgcctccccatttccagcttcagaaaaatacaaaaaaaaaaaattttttttaaatcacatgctaagtgcatacacacacatacacacctcatACCTCTGCTTTACAGGAACCTTTTTGTTTATACAAAGAGATACCTggtctgaatttatttttaaaatctccagTAAGTTGAGTGAGCTGTCTTCCTTAGGACTCTGTCACAACCACCACATACTCTTTCTCATGGTCCTAATCTATTGCATACATTCGGCACACTTCCCTGGACACCCACAAGATGATAAAGgcttctgtctctgtgtccctcaaaatataaaaaccagaaaagggtttatatattttacaaattagaaaaaaaaaattgcatcttGTAGAGGAATCATCATCTGAGTATCAAAATAAAAGCATGTGAAAGTTTTAGTGCatggttttataaatattttattagaacaTAAGTCAAGTTCATTCATTTACGCATTATCCATGACAGCTTTGGCTCTATAAGCACATAGTTGAGTAGTTGGGACAGAGGCTATGTGGCccacaaagcttaaaatatttactctctgaccCTTTAGTGAAAGTTTGCAGATTCCTGATCTACATTACTGGGTTAGAGAAGGCAGAGTACCTTTCAACTTTCAACACTTCCTTGGTGAGGGTGCATATGTATGTAAATTTGGTAAAGACGGAAACCAgtgtatcatttattttcttctttaaaaaaacttttttttttaaattgattttagtgagaggatgggagagggcaggagagagacagtaacatttGTTCCTATAAGTGTTgtgaccaggaactgaactggcaacctctgagcttctggATGACGCTCTACCCCACCAAGCTCTCTGCCCCAGAGCAGCTTATACTTTCTCTACTACTATATTGCCATACTGACCTTGGGACTAATTTTCTGATTCAATACATGTGCAGGTATCCTTAAATTTGACATGAAATCAACCTCCCAGTCATATTCCTGACATGGAAGTCTTCTAACCCATATTCTCAAACTCCTTTATTCATCAAATATCCTGCAAATTACACATCAGTTCCACTATAGATGAAACCATGATGATGCCATATCAGATATACTTGCCCTTTAGGCCCTACTgctcaaagaaacctgaaacttaAAATCCAAACAATTCACCATTTCTCAGTCATTTGAGTTTGTTTCTTGGAGCAAGACTGTAAATCAACTCCTCTTTCAAGTTTACacatgaacctgaccaggcagtgggtgcagtggatagagcattggcctgggatgctgaagacacaggttcaaaaccctgaggtggctagCTTgggtatgggatcatagacatgaccccgatagttgctggtttgagcaaggggtcactggttcagctggagcttcCCATCAAAGGCCCATatgagcctggtctgtggtggtgcagtggataaagcatcgacctggaatgctgaggtcggcaGTTCGAAACCccacacttgtctggtcaaggcacatatgggagttgatgcttcctgctctctcccttctttccctctctctctctctatcctctctaaaatgaataatattaattaaaaaaaggcccatatgagaaagcaatcaatgaacaattcaagtaccacaacaagttgatgcttcttgtctctctcttcctgtctgcctgtccctgtctatcccccgcTGCCTTCTAAatagaatgagtgaatgaataaatgaatgaataaagagggGACATGAATATTGAAAATCTTTCTGATTATATACATGGATACATACACTCTTATATATATGAggtatttcacaataaaaagttgaaaaacaaagcaaagtagatggcctggcttgtggtggtgcagtggcttgAGCCTCTACCTGAgaggctgaggtcactggttcaaagctctgggcttgcccagtcaaggcacatatgacaagcaaccaaagtgaagtaactatgagttgatgcttcttgctcctcactCCTcagtaaaatcagtaaaatcttaaaaaaaaaaaaaaaaaaaaaaaaaagatggtaaaagaaccaattctagcctgaccagaggtggcacggtggatagagcatcaacctgggttgttgaggttccaggtttgaaactctgaggttgccagcttgagcatgggctcatccagcttgagtgcaaggttgctgctCATTGACAAgattctaaggtcactggcttgagcaaggggatcactggctcaacCCTTCTCAGTCAAGgtccatatgagaagcaatcaatggacaactaaagtctgtttgtctctcactgaaaaaaattaaaataaatcagttcCAAGAAGATTggcagcctgact
The DNA window shown above is from Saccopteryx bilineata isolate mSacBil1 chromosome 2, mSacBil1_pri_phased_curated, whole genome shotgun sequence and carries:
- the CRKL gene encoding crk-like protein isoform X2, with protein sequence MSSARFDSSDRSAWYMGPVTRQDAQNRLQGQRHGMFLVRDSSTCPGDYVLSVSENSRVSHYIINSLPNRRFKIGDQEFEHLPALLEFYKIHYLDTTTLIEPAPRYPSPPMGSVSAPNLPTAEENLEYVRTLYDFPGNDAEDLPFKKGEILVIIEKPEEQWWSARNKDGRAGMIPVPYVEKLVRSSPHGKHGNRNSNSYGIPEPAHAYAQPQTTTPLPAVSSTPGAAINPLPSTQNGPVFAKAIQKRVPCAYDKTALALEPRLHWSKDGLGAEDGSVASASGTRVALDATE
- the CRKL gene encoding crk-like protein isoform X1, which encodes MSSARFDSSDRSAWYMGPVTRQDAQNRLQGQRHGMFLVRDSSTCPGDYVLSVSENSRVSHYIINSLPNRRFKIGDQEFEHLPALLEFYKIHYLDTTTLIEPAPRYPSPPMGSVSAPNLPTAEENLEYVRTLYDFPGNDAEDLPFKKGEILVIIEKPEEQWWSARNKDGRAGMIPVPYVEKLVRSSPHGKHGNRNSNSYGIPEPAHAYAQPQTTTPLPAVSSTPGAAINPLPSTQNGPVFAKAIQKRVPCAYDKTALALEVGDIVKVTRMNINGQWEGEVNGRKGLFPFTHVKIFDPQNPDENE